Below is a genomic region from Spirochaetota bacterium.
AACAAACTCACCCTTGCCGATATCCAGAACGTCATCGCCCGCATGGGACCGCTTAAGGGGGCGCTCGCGTTCCTCGACCGCCTGCGCGGGCTTTCCCAGGTCATAATACTTTCCGACACCTTCGTTGAATTCGCAACGCCGCTCATGAAGATGCTCGGCTGGCCGACGATATTCTGCAATCACCTCATCACCGAGAACGGCATGATAACCGGGTATGCGCTCAGGCAGAACGACGGAAAAAAGCATGCGGTAGAGGCGCTCAGGGGCATCGGCTTTCGCGTCGTCGCCTCCGGCGATTCGTACAACGATGTGAGCATGCTCGCCGCCGCGCACGCCGGGGTATTTTTCCGTCCGCCTGCGACGATAGCAGCGGAATATCCGCAATTCCCGATAACAGAGAACTATGATGAGCTATATGCGGCGATAGAGAAGGGGCTGGAAATTCACCCCTGACCCCTTTTTCCAATGCTGTTACGTTAGAGGGGAAAACCACAGAGGGCGCAGAGGGCACGGAGAAAGAGAGAGGAAAAGAATATTTTTGGCGCGGATGAGAGGGGACGATGCGGAAAGGGAATTGACGGAGGGATGGGAAAGAAGGGAAATCACGCGAAGAAGAGAAGATGTGCCATGCGGAGGCGCGGGGAACGCGAAGAATAACGGGAATGTATGACCGTTATTAGGAATATATGGTGCAGCGGTCATCGGAAAGAAGAAAGCACTTGTCATGCAGCGGCATTTCCATGCAATTGTCGAGGAACCACTGCAGCCGGGATACGATCCGTTGCGCGTCAGGCTGTTTAAGTGCGATGACGATAATGCCGGCATGCGGTTTATGTTCAAAATTGATCGTGTGAAAAAAATCCTTATCCGTGGTCAGGAAAACGCACTCGCGGTCCTTTGAGAGCCCGAATACGGTCTTATCATCGCATCCCTCATGACCGGTGCCGCGGATGTCAACGGTTTCATGTCCACGAGAAGCAAGAAGGGCAGCTGCATCCTTCGGTATATTCTCATCGAGAAAAAAGGTCACGCCGGTTTTCCGATGGTCACCGTTTCGAATTGCGCAAGTTCGCTGCCGAACCGGAGACAGGCGCGAATATCATCTTCCGTA
It encodes:
- a CDS encoding DUF5615 family PIN-like protein, whose protein sequence is MTFFLDENIPKDAAALLASRGHETVDIRGTGHEGCDDKTVFGLSKDRECVFLTTDKDFFHTINFEHKPHAGIIVIALKQPDAQRIVSRLQWFLDNCMEMPLHDKCFLLSDDRCTIYS
- the thrH gene encoding bifunctional phosphoserine phosphatase/homoserine phosphotransferase ThrH, with the protein product MSVICLDLEGVLVPEIWINVAAATGIEKLKLTTRDISDYDVLMKGRIGILKENKLTLADIQNVIARMGPLKGALAFLDRLRGLSQVIILSDTFVEFATPLMKMLGWPTIFCNHLITENGMITGYALRQNDGKKHAVEALRGIGFRVVASGDSYNDVSMLAAAHAGVFFRPPATIAAEYPQFPITENYDELYAAIEKGLEIHP